DNA sequence from the uncultured Ilyobacter sp. genome:
CTAACTGGCGGACTTCATTTAGACGGTCTGGCTGACACATTTGACGGGATATTCAGCTACAGAAGTAAGCACAGGATGCTTGAGATAATGAAGGATTCAAGACTTGGATCAAACGGAGCTCTAGCACTGATTATTTATTTTATCCTAAAGATATCTTTAATTGTAGAGGTGGGCTTTGCTATTATACTGATAATGCCTGTAATAGCTAGGCTAAACAGTGTTGTTAACGCGGCAATAGGTCCTTATGCAAGAGCCACAGGGATGGGTAAATCTATAGTAGAGCACACAAACGGTATAGGGGTATTGATTTCTACTGTTTTGACCTCTCTTTATGTATACTTTATAGGTTGGCATTTTGGAGAGTTTGAGTTAGGACTTAGACTTCTTGCTATAATACCACTTGTAATGTTGCCTGGAGCTTATTTTGCAAAACTTATGGACAGAAAGATAGGCGGAGTGACTGGAGATACCTTAGGTGCTGTTCTTGAAATGACAGAAATTTTAGTTATTTTCTTTGCAGCGATTATATTATAAAAAATTAGGAATTGGTGGATATATGGGAAAAGTCATACTGGTAAGACACGGTGAAAGTGAAATGAATAGAGATGGCCTGTTTTTCGGATGGCTCGATCCTAAACTTACTGAAAAGGGTATAAAACAGGCACATAAGGCCAAGAATATAATACAAAGTTTTGAATATGATGAAATTTATTCTAGTGACTTATCTAGAGCAAGGGAAACTGCAGAGATAGTAAATTATCAGGGGCTTCCTGTAAATTTGTCTCAAGAACTACGGGAAATCAACTTTGGAATCTTTGAAGGACTAACATATAAAGAGATAAAGGAAAAATATCCTGTTGAAGTTAAATTGTGGAGAGAAAAATGGCAGGAGTATAACTATGAAAATGGAGAGAATGTAACTCAGCTGCAGAAAAGAGCTGTGGAGTTTCTGAAAGCCCTAGATAAAGAGAAGAAAGATATAGTTGTTGTAACCCACTGGGGAGTAATAAACTGCATACTAAGTTATTATATAACCGGTGGTCTTGAAGGGTATTGGAAATTTGCACTAGATACCGGGGGAGTCAGCATATTAGAATTCAGAGATGGATTCCCTGTGCTGCATGGCCTTAATATAGGGGGAAAATAAATGAAGCTTTTTGAAGAAACCTTGAGAAGTATAGAGGGGCTAGATGAAGATGCAGTAAAAAGAGCCCAGGCTAGGTTAGATTCTAGGATGAAACCGAAAGGGAGCCTTGGGAAACTTGAAGAAATAGCGGTGCAATTTGCCGGTATAACAGGAAAAGTTTTTAACAATGCCGACAGAAGATGTCATATAGTGGCATCAGCAGATAACGGTGTAATAGAAGAGGGAGTTTCGTCATGTCCGTTAGAATTCACAGAAATAGTATCTGAGGCTATGCTAAATGAGATAGCAGCCATAGGTATACTGTGCAAATCTATAGGGGTTGACTTTAAATTGATAGATATAGGTATAAAAGGCGGGATAAAAAGAGATTATCCAAATTTGCATATTAATAAAGTGAAAAACGGGACAGCCAACCTGAGAAATGAAGCTGCTATGACCAGAGAAGAGTGTATAGAGGCTATAGAAACAGGTATCAGAACAATAAATAACCTAAAGGACAATTATGATATATTTTCCAATGGTGAGATGGGAATAGCCAATACAACTACTAGTTCTGCGGTTTTATATGCCCTCACAGGTGAGGACATGGAACTTATAGTGGGAAGAGGAGGGGGCCTCAGTGACGAGGGTCTTCTCAAAAAAAAGAAAGTCATAAGAGAGGCTTGTGAATTGCACAAGGTTATGGAGATAGAC
Encoded proteins:
- the cobC gene encoding alpha-ribazole phosphatase — protein: MGKVILVRHGESEMNRDGLFFGWLDPKLTEKGIKQAHKAKNIIQSFEYDEIYSSDLSRARETAEIVNYQGLPVNLSQELREINFGIFEGLTYKEIKEKYPVEVKLWREKWQEYNYENGENVTQLQKRAVEFLKALDKEKKDIVVVTHWGVINCILSYYITGGLEGYWKFALDTGGVSILEFRDGFPVLHGLNIGGK
- the cobT gene encoding nicotinate-nucleotide--dimethylbenzimidazole phosphoribosyltransferase, translating into MKLFEETLRSIEGLDEDAVKRAQARLDSRMKPKGSLGKLEEIAVQFAGITGKVFNNADRRCHIVASADNGVIEEGVSSCPLEFTEIVSEAMLNEIAAIGILCKSIGVDFKLIDIGIKGGIKRDYPNLHINKVKNGTANLRNEAAMTREECIEAIETGIRTINNLKDNYDIFSNGEMGIANTTTSSAVLYALTGEDMELIVGRGGGLSDEGLLKKKKVIREACELHKVMEIDPVDVVAKVGGLDIACMIGMYLGAAAAKKPMLVDGFISGVAALAASKIAPLSKDYMIATHRSEEPGMKVVLDNLELEAMLHMNMRLGEGTGAVLAYPVITGALEIIKKMKKVDEVYELFA
- the cobS gene encoding adenosylcobinamide-GDP ribazoletransferase; protein product: MKGLLLLFQFMTRLPIPVKVEYDADEVGKSMKFFPVVGIIIGGILWGAYLVLSRYIDNPYAIASLIVLLEIILTGGLHLDGLADTFDGIFSYRSKHRMLEIMKDSRLGSNGALALIIYFILKISLIVEVGFAIILIMPVIARLNSVVNAAIGPYARATGMGKSIVEHTNGIGVLISTVLTSLYVYFIGWHFGEFELGLRLLAIIPLVMLPGAYFAKLMDRKIGGVTGDTLGAVLEMTEILVIFFAAIIL